The following proteins are co-located in the uncultured Draconibacterium sp. genome:
- the yidC gene encoding membrane protein insertase YidC yields MDKKSIIGIGLIFAILVVFSLINQPSKEEIAAAQLRKDSIAQVEAQKAFEQQQLNAQIEQQNAVSETDTASLNQATQARTDEYGVFGSAALGKEEFSTLENNQIKITFSNKGGRIYSVELKEYQTHDSLPLILFDGPETLFGLNFFSQNRSIQTDHLFFKQVGGRKDLKVTGPAVKKGDEGRLKVNRENPGGKESVTFRLEVEPGKYIEYIYTLEHNSFLVNFDMNIQGMNQYIAGNQSYLNFSWAFDVPRQEKYSRFGEDRYTNITYKYFEDEVDNLDQNKSDEANLATKVKWIGFKQLFFSSTLIADDAFANAQVSQEKFKHEDNPNYLGYFKADIALPYNGTPQETVGMQFFFGPNHYQTLKQYDLDMERQVYLGYIVIRQVNQYLIIPVFNFLRRFIDNFGIIILLLTILIKTILFPFTYKSFMSQAKMKALKPEIDEINEKFGKDKAMEKQQATMALYKKAGVNPMGGCLPMVLQMPILFAMFFFFPTSIELRGESFLWAADLSTYDSILNLPFTIPFYGDHVSLFCLLMTVTTIISTSLSQSAATSQGMPGMKTMMYMMPVMFLFLLNNYPSGLSYYYFLANLITIGQTYAIRLFVDEDKIRATLQANKKKPVKKSNFQKRLEDMAKQQGAQKPKKK; encoded by the coding sequence ATGGATAAAAAATCGATAATTGGGATCGGCCTGATTTTTGCCATTTTGGTTGTTTTTTCATTAATCAACCAGCCTTCGAAAGAAGAAATAGCAGCAGCACAGCTAAGAAAAGATTCCATTGCACAGGTTGAAGCCCAAAAAGCTTTTGAGCAACAACAACTAAATGCACAAATAGAACAACAAAATGCGGTTTCAGAAACTGATACGGCTAGTTTGAACCAGGCAACACAAGCACGAACTGATGAATATGGTGTTTTTGGTTCGGCAGCGCTTGGAAAGGAAGAGTTTAGTACGCTGGAAAATAACCAGATAAAAATTACCTTTTCGAATAAAGGTGGACGTATTTATTCGGTTGAATTAAAAGAATATCAAACTCACGATTCGTTGCCATTGATTCTTTTTGATGGTCCCGAAACATTGTTTGGCTTAAATTTCTTTTCGCAAAACAGAAGTATTCAAACCGATCACTTGTTTTTTAAACAAGTTGGTGGCAGAAAAGACTTAAAAGTAACTGGTCCTGCTGTTAAAAAAGGTGACGAAGGAAGACTTAAAGTGAACCGTGAAAATCCGGGAGGAAAAGAGTCGGTTACTTTCCGTCTCGAGGTTGAACCCGGAAAATACATTGAATACATTTATACTCTGGAGCACAATTCATTCCTTGTAAATTTTGATATGAATATTCAGGGAATGAATCAGTATATTGCTGGCAATCAGTCGTATTTGAACTTTTCGTGGGCATTTGATGTGCCACGTCAGGAAAAATATTCACGTTTTGGCGAGGATCGGTATACAAACATTACCTACAAATATTTCGAAGATGAAGTAGATAACCTGGATCAGAACAAATCGGATGAAGCAAATCTTGCTACCAAAGTGAAATGGATTGGCTTTAAACAATTGTTTTTTAGTTCGACATTGATTGCCGATGATGCTTTTGCAAATGCGCAGGTGAGCCAGGAGAAATTTAAACACGAAGACAATCCTAATTATTTGGGATATTTTAAAGCCGATATTGCATTGCCTTACAACGGTACTCCGCAAGAAACGGTTGGAATGCAATTTTTCTTTGGTCCAAATCATTACCAAACTTTAAAACAGTACGATTTGGATATGGAACGCCAGGTTTATCTTGGTTACATTGTTATTCGTCAGGTGAATCAGTACCTAATTATTCCTGTATTCAATTTCTTAAGACGCTTTATCGACAACTTCGGTATAATTATACTGTTGCTAACCATTCTTATTAAAACCATTCTTTTCCCGTTTACTTATAAATCATTTATGTCGCAGGCTAAAATGAAAGCATTAAAGCCCGAAATAGATGAGATTAATGAAAAGTTCGGGAAAGATAAAGCGATGGAGAAACAACAGGCTACAATGGCCCTGTACAAAAAGGCAGGTGTTAATCCGATGGGAGGTTGTTTGCCAATGGTGTTGCAGATGCCTATTTTATTTGCCATGTTCTTTTTCTTCCCAACATCCATTGAGTTGAGGGGAGAAAGTTTCTTATGGGCCGCAGATTTATCAACATACGATTCTATTTTAAACCTACCTTTCACCATTCCATTTTATGGCGACCACGTTAGTTTATTCTGTTTGTTGATGACTGTTACAACAATTATTTCAACCAGTTTGAGTCAATCGGCAGCTACAAGCCAGGGAATGCCTGGAATGAAGACGATGATGTATATGATGCCGGTTATGTTCTTGTTCCTTCTGAATAATTACCCTTCAGGATTGAGTTATTATTATTTCCTTGCCAACTTAATTACTATTGGTCAAACCTATGCAATTCGATTATTTGTTGACGAGGATAAAATAAGGGCAACCTTACAGGCCAATAAAAAGAAACCTGTTAAAAAGTCAAACTTTCAGAAACGTTTGGAAGATATGGCAAAACAACAAGGAGCTCAAAAGCCAAAGAAAAAATAA
- a CDS encoding flavodoxin, which produces MSKTAIIYSYNTQKSKKVAEKVIAAFGETNIEAVNAEELSKEVFENYDNFIVSAPTWFDGELPNYWDEFLPDLEEMDLSKKTFAIFGLGDQKGYPENYCDAIGLLAEILEECGAKLVGQTSIEGYTFESSKAKRGDVFVGLALDQENQPRLTKDRVTNWVEQLKKEFL; this is translated from the coding sequence ATGAGTAAAACAGCAATAATATATAGCTACAATACACAAAAATCGAAAAAAGTAGCAGAAAAAGTAATTGCAGCTTTTGGAGAAACAAATATTGAAGCCGTTAACGCCGAAGAGTTATCGAAAGAGGTTTTTGAGAACTACGATAATTTTATAGTAAGCGCACCTACCTGGTTCGATGGCGAACTACCAAATTATTGGGATGAGTTTCTTCCTGATTTGGAAGAGATGGATTTATCGAAAAAAACATTTGCCATCTTCGGATTAGGCGATCAGAAAGGTTATCCTGAGAATTACTGCGATGCAATTGGACTTTTGGCTGAAATTCTGGAAGAATGTGGTGCTAAATTAGTAGGGCAGACTTCAATAGAAGGTTACACATTTGAATCGTCGAAAGCCAAACGCGGAGATGTGTTTGTTGGACTGGCACTCGATCAGGAAAACCAGCCACGTTTAACAAAAGACCGGGTTACCAACTGGGTAGAACAACTTAAAAAAGAATTCTTATAG
- a CDS encoding dihydrolipoamide acetyltransferase family protein, with the protein MASFNIVMPKLGESIQEGTITKWFVKEGDTVEEDDMLFEVATDKVDSEIPSPVDGVITKILYAEDSLVAVGEVLAVISLDGEQEETSTEEVAEETKTEKVETVSEESENSVDDSRKLSNRFYSPLVKIIAKEENVSLEELESIEGTGAGGRVQKKDILAYIENKGTAAPAAKAQPAKTTSAPVVERKAPMPVSIGAGDAVIEMDRVRKLIADHMVMSKQVSPHVTSVVEADVTELVLWRNKNKNAFQEKYGDKITFMPIFTEAVAAALAEYPLVNSSVDGDKIILKKDINVGIAVAKPDGNLIVPVIKNAEQRNLIGITKELNRLANAARTNKLEPAEIQGGTFTITNFGSFGNIIGTPIISQPQVAILATGIIEKKPAVLETPSGDVIAIRHKMYLSLSYDHRIIDGALGGAFLRRIADLLEQFDTNRAI; encoded by the coding sequence ATGGCAAGTTTTAACATTGTTATGCCCAAATTAGGTGAGAGTATCCAGGAAGGAACCATCACCAAATGGTTTGTAAAAGAGGGAGATACAGTAGAAGAGGACGACATGTTGTTCGAAGTAGCTACTGATAAGGTAGACTCTGAAATCCCTTCTCCGGTAGACGGAGTTATTACAAAGATACTGTACGCAGAAGACAGCCTTGTTGCTGTTGGTGAAGTGTTAGCCGTTATTAGTCTCGACGGAGAACAAGAGGAAACAAGCACTGAAGAAGTTGCAGAAGAAACGAAAACCGAAAAAGTTGAAACCGTTTCTGAAGAATCTGAAAATTCTGTTGACGATAGCAGAAAGCTCTCTAACCGTTTTTATTCTCCATTGGTTAAAATAATTGCCAAAGAAGAAAATGTATCATTGGAAGAACTTGAGTCTATTGAGGGTACAGGAGCCGGTGGCCGGGTTCAAAAGAAGGATATTTTAGCCTACATTGAAAACAAAGGAACAGCAGCTCCGGCAGCTAAAGCACAACCTGCAAAAACAACAAGTGCTCCGGTAGTTGAACGAAAAGCTCCAATGCCGGTTTCGATTGGTGCCGGTGATGCGGTTATTGAAATGGATCGGGTACGTAAGTTGATTGCCGACCATATGGTGATGTCGAAGCAGGTATCGCCACACGTAACTTCGGTGGTAGAAGCTGATGTAACAGAGCTGGTTCTGTGGAGAAATAAAAATAAAAATGCTTTCCAGGAGAAATACGGCGATAAAATTACGTTCATGCCGATATTTACTGAAGCAGTAGCTGCTGCACTTGCTGAATATCCACTTGTAAATTCATCGGTTGACGGCGATAAAATTATTCTGAAGAAAGACATAAATGTTGGAATTGCAGTTGCAAAACCCGATGGTAACTTAATTGTTCCGGTTATTAAAAATGCCGAACAACGTAACCTGATCGGAATAACCAAAGAATTAAATCGTTTGGCAAATGCAGCGCGCACCAATAAACTGGAACCGGCCGAAATTCAGGGAGGTACCTTTACAATTACCAATTTTGGTTCGTTTGGAAATATTATTGGAACACCTATTATTAGTCAACCTCAGGTTGCCATTCTTGCAACCGGAATTATTGAAAAGAAACCAGCTGTGTTAGAAACACCAAGCGGAGATGTTATTGCAATTCGTCATAAAATGTACTTGTCGTTGTCATACGACCATCGTATTATTGATGGTGCACTGGGCGGAGCATTTTTACGCAGAATAGCTGATTTACTCGAACAATTTGATACAAACCGCGCAATTTAA
- a CDS encoding dihydroorotate dehydrogenase, with amino-acid sequence MVDLKVKLHDLEFKNPVTLASGTCGFVREIADFYDPGLLGGHFLKGTTLKNRDGNEYPRMAETASGMLNAVGLQNKGIDYFIENIYPEIQDYDTQLIINVNGSTVEDYIALAEKVNQLDKIPAIELNISCPNVKEGGMAFGVTCPGAEMVTREVRKVYDKTMIVKLSPNVTDISEIAKAVEAQGADSVSLVNTFLGMAIDAETRKPKLSTVTGGLSGPAIKPIALRMVWQVSNAVKIPVVGIGGIMNTEDAIEFLLAGASVIQVGTAIFKDPMIPLKIVDGISEYLDRHNIQSVSELIGGLQL; translated from the coding sequence ATGGTAGATTTAAAAGTAAAATTACACGATTTAGAGTTTAAAAACCCGGTTACACTAGCTTCGGGAACTTGTGGTTTTGTACGCGAAATTGCTGATTTTTATGATCCTGGATTGCTGGGAGGGCACTTTTTAAAAGGAACAACCCTTAAAAACAGAGATGGCAATGAATATCCACGAATGGCAGAAACTGCATCAGGAATGTTAAATGCCGTTGGTTTGCAAAATAAAGGAATAGACTATTTTATTGAGAATATTTATCCCGAAATTCAGGATTACGATACACAATTAATTATAAATGTAAACGGTTCAACAGTTGAAGATTACATTGCATTAGCTGAAAAAGTAAATCAACTTGATAAAATACCGGCCATAGAGTTAAATATTTCGTGTCCAAATGTAAAAGAGGGGGGAATGGCTTTTGGAGTTACCTGCCCGGGAGCTGAAATGGTTACTCGCGAGGTGAGGAAAGTGTATGATAAAACAATGATCGTTAAACTTTCGCCAAATGTTACCGATATTTCAGAGATTGCAAAGGCGGTAGAGGCGCAGGGTGCCGACTCCGTTTCGTTGGTGAATACATTTTTGGGAATGGCAATCGATGCCGAAACCCGAAAGCCAAAATTATCGACTGTTACAGGTGGATTGTCGGGGCCAGCAATAAAACCAATTGCACTTCGTATGGTTTGGCAAGTGTCAAATGCTGTAAAAATACCCGTAGTTGGTATTGGTGGAATAATGAATACTGAAGATGCCATCGAATTTTTACTGGCAGGTGCGTCTGTAATTCAGGTAGGAACCGCAATATTTAAAGATCCGATGATTCCACTTAAGATTGTTGATGGAATAAGTGAGTACCTCGATCGTCATAACATACAGTCAGTTAGTGAATTAATTGGTGGTTTACAATTGTAG
- a CDS encoding helix-turn-helix transcriptional regulator translates to MKDRIKQYIEQKGISAGELAVMLDVQRSNISHILNGRNKPGASFIEKLLLTFPDLNARWLLTGAGQMIEGVETPVQKNETLPFKPAVEVEEPVEVKHNPAKKVQPEETSVNPEEEDTLDRLVVLYKDGTFTTFKKR, encoded by the coding sequence ATGAAAGATCGTATAAAACAATACATTGAACAGAAGGGGATTTCAGCGGGGGAACTTGCTGTTATGCTTGATGTGCAGCGGTCTAATATTTCCCACATCCTTAATGGACGAAATAAACCCGGTGCTTCTTTTATTGAAAAATTACTATTGACTTTTCCTGATTTAAATGCCAGGTGGTTATTAACCGGCGCAGGACAAATGATAGAAGGTGTTGAAACACCTGTCCAGAAGAATGAAACATTACCTTTCAAACCAGCAGTAGAAGTGGAGGAACCTGTCGAAGTTAAGCACAATCCTGCAAAAAAGGTACAACCTGAAGAAACTTCTGTTAATCCGGAGGAAGAAGATACGTTGGATCGATTAGTAGTTTTATATAAGGACGGTACATTTACAACATTCAAAAAACGATAA
- a CDS encoding thiamine pyrophosphate-dependent enzyme produces the protein MKDLKIPKIYSIKKTPKETLENWYRLMTVGRAIDEKAPNYLKQAIGWSYHAPYAGHDGIQLAVGHHFRKNEDHMYLYYRDMLTALAGGMTAEEIILNGISKATDPSSGGRHMSNHLAKPEWNIHSVSSATGNHTLHAVGTARAIKYYGEKTVAISGQGESSVSEGYVYEAITGADKEELPVIFVVQDNGYGISVPKKDQTAQRKVANNFSGFKNLRIIHCNGKDVFDSMNAMAEAKRFAIEESKPVLLQANCVRMGSHSNSDDHLLYRSDAERNYVLEYDPLAKYRRLLLRYERFTEDELQAIEADTKLVIKAAHKAAMSAPDPDPATIHDFVFSEPMVSEKYPEGLHSAQGDKKKLITALNETLKAEFRHNPDTFIWGQDMANKDKGGIFNVSKGMQQEFGEKRVFNAPIAEDFIMGTANGMSRFNDKIRVVIEGAEFADYFWPAMEQYVDTSHDLWRSNGKFSPNITIRLASGGYIGGGMYHSQNIEGSLAAIPGVRIVYPSFADDAAGLLRTSMRSEGLTMFMEPKALYQDPKAATPVPDDFEVPFGKARIRREGSDLTLITYGNTTHLSLDAAEKLAAEGVNVEVIDLRSLIPLDEETILKSIKKTNRVLIVHEDKVFGGFGGELSAIITEKAFEDLDAPIKRVGSPFTPVGFNRILEKAILPNTERIYKAAKELSEY, from the coding sequence ATGAAAGATTTAAAAATTCCAAAAATATACAGCATTAAAAAAACTCCAAAAGAAACTTTGGAGAATTGGTACCGACTAATGACAGTTGGTCGTGCCATTGATGAAAAAGCACCTAATTATTTAAAACAAGCTATAGGTTGGTCGTATCATGCACCCTATGCGGGTCACGATGGAATTCAATTGGCAGTTGGTCATCATTTTAGAAAAAATGAAGACCACATGTACTTGTACTACCGCGATATGTTAACTGCGCTTGCAGGAGGAATGACAGCTGAAGAAATTATTTTAAACGGTATTTCAAAAGCTACTGATCCATCCAGCGGCGGTCGTCACATGTCGAACCACCTTGCAAAGCCGGAATGGAATATTCACAGTGTGTCGTCTGCCACAGGAAACCATACTTTGCATGCAGTTGGAACCGCACGTGCAATTAAATACTATGGCGAAAAAACAGTTGCCATAAGTGGTCAGGGCGAATCGTCGGTAAGTGAAGGTTATGTTTACGAAGCAATTACCGGAGCTGATAAAGAAGAATTGCCTGTAATTTTTGTTGTCCAGGACAATGGTTATGGAATTTCGGTTCCGAAAAAAGACCAGACTGCACAACGAAAAGTAGCTAACAACTTTTCAGGATTTAAAAATCTTCGAATCATTCATTGTAACGGAAAAGATGTGTTCGATTCGATGAACGCAATGGCTGAAGCAAAACGTTTTGCAATAGAAGAAAGTAAACCTGTTCTTTTGCAGGCCAACTGCGTGCGAATGGGCTCTCATTCCAATTCAGATGATCATCTTCTTTATCGGTCTGATGCAGAAAGAAACTATGTGCTGGAATATGATCCGCTTGCTAAATACAGAAGGCTTTTGCTTCGTTACGAACGTTTTACTGAAGATGAATTACAGGCCATTGAAGCAGATACGAAACTTGTAATAAAAGCTGCTCACAAGGCTGCAATGAGTGCTCCCGATCCTGATCCGGCTACAATTCATGATTTTGTTTTTTCAGAACCAATGGTATCCGAAAAATATCCGGAAGGATTGCATTCAGCTCAAGGCGACAAGAAAAAACTAATTACTGCCTTGAACGAAACATTAAAAGCTGAATTCAGGCACAATCCCGATACTTTTATTTGGGGGCAGGATATGGCCAATAAAGATAAAGGCGGAATTTTTAATGTATCGAAAGGGATGCAGCAGGAGTTTGGTGAAAAACGTGTTTTTAATGCACCAATTGCCGAAGATTTTATAATGGGAACCGCCAATGGAATGTCGCGATTTAACGATAAAATCCGCGTGGTTATTGAGGGTGCAGAGTTTGCCGATTATTTTTGGCCAGCTATGGAACAGTACGTTGATACAAGCCATGATTTGTGGCGATCGAACGGTAAATTTTCACCAAACATAACCATTCGTCTTGCTTCGGGAGGTTACATTGGTGGTGGAATGTATCACTCGCAAAATATTGAAGGTTCGCTGGCAGCTATTCCGGGAGTTCGTATTGTTTATCCGTCGTTTGCAGATGATGCAGCCGGTTTGTTGCGTACTTCAATGCGTTCTGAAGGATTGACAATGTTTATGGAACCCAAGGCGCTATATCAGGATCCAAAAGCAGCAACCCCTGTTCCTGATGATTTTGAGGTTCCGTTTGGTAAAGCACGAATCAGAAGAGAGGGCAGCGATTTAACTTTAATTACGTATGGAAATACCACTCATTTAAGTTTAGACGCAGCTGAAAAATTAGCTGCTGAAGGAGTTAATGTTGAAGTAATTGATTTACGTTCGCTAATTCCACTTGATGAAGAAACAATTCTGAAATCAATAAAGAAAACAAACCGTGTACTAATTGTTCACGAAGATAAAGTGTTTGGTGGTTTTGGTGGCGAGTTAAGTGCCATTATAACTGAAAAAGCTTTTGAAGATCTTGATGCTCCGATAAAACGGGTTGGTTCGCCATTTACACCTGTTGGTTTTAACCGTATTTTGGAAAAAGCTATTCTTCCGAATACGGAACGAATTTACAAAGCAGCAAAAGAATTAAGTGAATATTAA
- a CDS encoding dihydroorotate dehydrogenase electron transfer subunit encodes MRKKFVADFTVVENKALNSTNFLIKIKSDSALPEIKPGQFVNVEIKQASEVFLRRPFSIFEVDYKDNTLSMIIKILGKGSKILTDIKVGDSVSLVYPLGKSFTYPEKQDRILLIGGGSGVAPMLFLAKESGLAKEQVDILLGARSSEDHINVEEYSQFANLHYASEDGSLGEKGFVTQHSVFTTDLKAYTKIYACGPDGMMRAIAKEAKTAEVFCEVSLENLMACGFGVCLCCIEPTNKGNQCVCTDGPVFNINDLKW; translated from the coding sequence ATGCGAAAAAAATTTGTTGCCGATTTTACGGTGGTAGAAAATAAAGCACTCAACTCTACCAATTTTCTAATAAAAATAAAAAGCGATTCTGCTTTACCCGAGATTAAACCCGGGCAATTTGTAAATGTTGAAATAAAACAAGCTTCAGAAGTTTTTTTACGCCGACCATTTTCAATATTTGAAGTTGATTATAAGGATAATACGCTCTCGATGATTATTAAAATATTGGGAAAAGGCTCTAAGATACTAACAGACATAAAAGTTGGTGATTCTGTAAGTTTGGTTTATCCGCTTGGTAAAAGTTTTACTTATCCTGAAAAGCAGGATAGAATATTGCTTATTGGAGGAGGAAGTGGTGTAGCACCTATGCTTTTTTTAGCAAAAGAATCAGGATTAGCAAAAGAGCAAGTTGATATTTTATTGGGAGCCCGCAGCAGTGAAGATCATATTAATGTTGAGGAGTATTCGCAATTCGCCAATTTACACTATGCATCAGAAGATGGTTCTTTAGGCGAAAAAGGATTTGTTACACAACATTCAGTTTTTACAACTGATTTGAAAGCTTATACCAAAATATACGCTTGTGGACCTGATGGTATGATGCGTGCAATTGCAAAAGAAGCAAAAACTGCTGAAGTATTTTGTGAAGTTTCGCTTGAGAATTTGATGGCATGTGGTTTTGGTGTTTGTTTGTGCTGTATAGAGCCGACAAATAAAGGCAACCAGTGTGTGTGTACTGATGGACCGGTATTTAATATTAATGATTTGAAATGGTAG
- a CDS encoding CTP synthase produces the protein MPETRYIFVTGGVTSSLGKGILASSLAKLLQSRGYSVTIQKLDPYINVDPGTLNPYEHGECFVTEDGAETDLDLGHYERFLNEATSQANNVTTGRIYQSVIDKERRGDYLGKTVQIIPHITDEIKRRIKILGSKGKYDIVITEIGGTVGDIESLPYIEAVRQLKWELGNRAIVIHLTLVPYLAATGELKTKPTQHSVKMLLETGVQPDILVLRTEHDIELSVRQKVALFCNVSLDSVIQSVNVPTIYDVPLKMLEEKLDITVLKKLDLAINEDIDLSAWNSFLTKHKNPTQTVEIGLVGKYVELHDAYKSIAEALIHAGAENRAKVNVSWIHSENITEENAAEKLAGLNGIIVAPGFGHRGLKGKIYATKYARENNVPFLGICLGMQVAVIEFARNVLMLEGADSSEMNPKTPHPVIDLMEQQKGITNYGGTMRLGAYECRIIEKESNVCKAYNKLTVYERHRHRYEFNEMYRQQYIDAGMTPVGINPETDLVEIMEIPDHKWFVGVQFHPEYRSTVLNPHPLFIDFIKNSLVEK, from the coding sequence GTGCCTGAAACAAGATACATATTCGTTACCGGTGGAGTTACTTCATCGCTGGGAAAAGGTATTTTAGCCTCGTCGCTTGCCAAGTTACTGCAATCACGTGGTTATAGTGTTACCATTCAAAAACTCGATCCGTATATTAATGTGGATCCCGGAACGCTTAATCCTTACGAACACGGTGAGTGTTTTGTAACCGAGGATGGAGCAGAAACCGACCTGGATTTAGGACATTACGAACGTTTTTTGAACGAAGCCACTTCGCAGGCTAACAACGTTACAACCGGTCGAATTTATCAGTCGGTAATTGATAAAGAACGCCGTGGTGACTATTTGGGAAAAACGGTTCAGATTATTCCGCATATTACCGATGAAATTAAAAGACGTATTAAAATTCTTGGATCGAAAGGAAAATACGATATCGTAATTACGGAGATTGGCGGTACGGTTGGCGATATTGAATCGCTGCCATACATCGAAGCGGTTAGGCAGTTAAAATGGGAACTTGGTAACAGGGCCATCGTTATTCACTTAACACTGGTTCCGTATTTGGCGGCTACCGGCGAATTAAAAACCAAACCTACGCAACACTCAGTTAAAATGTTGCTCGAAACAGGAGTTCAACCCGATATTTTAGTTTTACGTACAGAACACGACATTGAATTATCAGTTCGTCAGAAAGTGGCTTTGTTTTGTAATGTAAGCCTCGATTCTGTTATTCAATCAGTAAACGTGCCAACCATTTACGATGTTCCGTTAAAAATGCTGGAGGAGAAACTGGATATTACAGTTTTGAAAAAGCTTGATCTGGCCATTAATGAAGACATTGATTTATCGGCGTGGAATAGTTTCCTTACCAAACACAAGAATCCAACTCAAACTGTTGAAATTGGTCTTGTTGGAAAATATGTTGAACTACACGACGCCTACAAATCGATAGCCGAAGCGTTGATTCACGCAGGTGCCGAAAATCGTGCTAAGGTGAATGTATCATGGATTCATTCGGAAAACATTACGGAAGAAAATGCGGCAGAAAAACTTGCAGGTTTAAATGGTATTATCGTTGCACCTGGATTTGGTCATCGTGGTTTGAAAGGTAAAATCTATGCAACAAAATATGCACGCGAAAATAATGTGCCATTTTTAGGTATTTGTCTTGGAATGCAGGTAGCTGTAATTGAATTTGCCCGTAACGTACTAATGCTCGAGGGAGCCGATTCTTCAGAAATGAATCCGAAAACACCTCACCCTGTTATCGATTTAATGGAGCAGCAAAAAGGAATTACAAACTACGGAGGTACAATGCGATTGGGAGCTTATGAATGCCGCATCATCGAAAAAGAATCGAATGTTTGTAAGGCATACAATAAACTTACTGTTTACGAAAGACACCGTCATCGCTACGAGTTTAACGAAATGTACAGACAGCAATATATTGATGCAGGAATGACTCCTGTTGGAATTAACCCGGAAACTGATTTGGTGGAAATTATGGAAATTCCAGACCACAAATGGTTTGTAGGAGTACAATTTCATCCGGAATATCGTAGTACGGTATTAAATCCGCACCCGTTATTTATAGACTTTATTAAAAATTCGTTAGTTGAAAAATAG